The Panicum hallii strain FIL2 chromosome 9, PHallii_v3.1, whole genome shotgun sequence genome has a window encoding:
- the LOC112876719 gene encoding dihydrolipoyllysine-residue acetyltransferase component 1 of pyruvate dehydrogenase complex, mitochondrial, whose translation MANIRALLVGLSRARGSLAEAGRCASMRPSLLASVGGHYKAPMPARWFSTGLPPHLVVGMPALSPTMNQGNIAKWRKHEGDKIEVGDVICEIETDKATLEFESLEEGYLAKILAPEGSKDVQVGQPIAVTVEELDDIKNIPADTSFGGEQKEEQSTESAPKTDVANVSEQSSVVSRISPAAKLLIKEHGLDVSSLRASGPRGTLLKGDVLAALKSGAISIPAKEQKAPATPSSQPTRDAQAQPATTSQKADTYEDIPNSQIRKVIAKRLLESKQTTPHLYLSKDVVLDPLLAFRSELKEQHGIKVSVNDIIIKAVAIALRNVPEANAYWNSEKEEAQKCDSVDISIAVATEKGLMTPIIRNADQKTISAISSEVKQLAEKARAGKLAPNEFQGGTFSISNLGMYPVDHFCAIINPPQSGILAVGRGNKVVEPVVDSDGNEKAAAVTKMSLTLSADHRVFDGQVGGRFFTELASNFSDIRRLLL comes from the exons ATGGCGAACATCCGGGCGCTTCTGGTCGG CTTGTCGCGTGCAAGGGGTTCCTTAGCTGAGGCTGGCCGATGTGCTTCCATGAG GCCATCACTCCTAGCATCAGTGGGTGGACATTACAAG GCTCCCATGCCAGCCCGTTGGTTCTCAACAG GGCTTCCTCCACATCTGGTGGTTGGGATGCCAGCATTGTCCCCTACTATG AACCAAGGTAACATTGCAAAATGGAGAAAACATGAAGGAGACAAG ATAGAGGTTGGTGATGTGATATGCGAGATAGAAACCGATAAAGCCACTCTTGAATTTGAAAGCCTTGAAGAAGG GTATCTGGCCAAAATTTTAGCACCTGAAGGTTCAAAAGATGTTCAGGTTGGACAGCCAATTGCTGTCACG GTTGAAGAGCTTGATGATATTAAAAATATACCCGCCGATACATCGTTTGGAGGTGAACAAAAGGAAGAACAGTCAACAGAAAGTGCACCAAAAACTGATGTAGCTAATGTGTCTGAACAAAGCTCAGTAGTGAGCCGAATCAGTCCTGCAGCTAAGTTACTCATCAAGGAACATGGACTGGATGTGTCATCACTGAGAGCATCAGGCCCTCGTGGCACCCTTCTGAAAGGGGATGTTCTGGCTGCACTGAAGTCAGGCGCAATTTCAATCCCAGCCAAAGAACAGAAGGCTCCAGCAACGCCTTCATCTCAGCCAACTCGTGATGCCCAGGCTCAACCAGCCACTACTTCACAAAAGGCCGATACATATGAAGATATTCCAAATAGTCAGATACGCAAG GTTATTGCAAAAAGGTTGCTTGAATCAAAACAGACGACTCCTCATTTATATCTATCCAAAG ATGTTGTACTTGATCCCTTGCTTGCTTTCAGGAGCGAACTGAAAG AGCAACATGGCATTAAAGTTTCAGTAAATGATATCATCATAAAAGCTGTGGCAATTGCCTTGCGGAACGTTCCTGAAGCAAATG CCTACTGGAACAGTGAGAAGGAAGAAGCCCAAAAATGTGATTCAGTTGATATATCTATTGCTGTTGCCACAGAGAAG GGTCTGATGACTCCAATTATAAGAAATGCTGATCAAAAGACTATATCAGCAATATCCTCAGAG GTTAAGCAGCTGGCTGAGAAGGCAAGAGCTGGGAAACTTGCACCTAATGAGTTTCAGGGGGGAACTTTCAG TATCTCAAATCTTGGTATGTACCCTGTGGACCATTTCTGTGCGATCATTAATCCTCCACAG TCTGGCATCTTAGCTGTTGGTAGAGGTAACAAGGTTGTTGAGCCTGTTGTGGACAGTGATG GAAATGAGAAGGCCGCTGCAGTTACAAAAATGAGCTTGACGCTGTCTGCTGACCATCGTGTGTTTGATGGGCAAGTAGGAG GGAGGTTTTTCACGGAGCTGGCATCGAATTTCAGCGACATTAGGAGACTGCTACTGTAA
- the LOC112874822 gene encoding uncharacterized protein LOC112874822, whose translation MEASSQRDEAHWDQVLSSLDLLFARVSAIGVSQKELKAQLEQTTTTVDHYGKEQQLVAKRVEATGQTVARLTMDMMTDSDSETNSVRTMGGGSHQSARPVQTGDGSARRPDPGVPRPARESTHIPRSVIPKMQFPLFIGEHPKIWREKCLDYFRISNIEESMWVTAAALHFDKNAAKWLQVYKKQHLRATWDQFADAVEAQFGQYEYRKALDDLLQLRQTGLVEEYADQFEALYYQLIMHNSGYDPVFFIQQFINGLRSDVGMAVQTQVPTTLHRAIRWPRSIKRYRKEER comes from the coding sequence ATGGAGGCATCGAGTCAGCGGGACGAGGCACATTGGGATCAGGTGCTCTCGAGTTTGGATCTGCTATTTGCTCGTGTGAGTGCGATTGGTGTCTCTCAGAAGGAACTCAAGGCCCAGTTGGAGCAGACTACTACAACGGTGGATCATTACGGCAAGGAACAGCAGCTCGTCGCCAAGCGAGTTGAGGCAACAGGGCAGACGGTGGCTCGTCTGACTATGGACATGATGACTGACAGTGACTCGGAAACCAATTCGGTGCGGACCATGGGGGGTGGTAGCCACCAGAGTGCCAGGCCAGTTCAGACGGGGGATGGTTCTGCTCGCCGGCCGGATCCAGGGGTGCCGCGTCCTGCGAGGGAGTCCACTCATATTCCACGCTCCGTTATTCCTAAGATGCAGTTTCCCTTGTTTATTGGTGAACACCCAAAGATCTGGAGAGAAAAGTGCCTGGATTATTTTCGCATCTCCAACATTGAAGAAAGTATGTGGGTTACTGCAGCTGCTCTCCATTTCGACAAGAATGCAGCAAAGTGGCTGCAAGTGTACAAGAAGCAACATCTTCGAGCTACTTGGGACCAATTTGCTGATGCAGTGGAAGCTCAGTTTGGTCAGTATGAGTACAGGAAGGCTCTGGATGATCTTTTGCAACTCAGACAGACTGGTTTAGTGGAAGAGTATGCTGATCAGTTTGAGGCATTGTATTATCAGCTCATTATGCATAACAGTGGCTATGATCCTGTGTTTTTTATTCAGCAATTTATCAATGGGTTGCGATCTGATGTGGGCATGGCTGTACAGACACAAGTGCCGACTACACTACATCGTGCTATTAGATGGCCAAGATCCATCAAAAGGTACAGGAAAGAGGAAAGATGA
- the LOC112874826 gene encoding uncharacterized protein LOC112874826, whose amino-acid sequence MTVRPVWVVWVARGSAAAWQRVACNPETLPPDRVLALICCAPLHLLARLAAFLCIPFLPGPARGPLRPRRDRRVFLVLQPPELAPHPFTYSSNSSSSSSSEDEADDIHEHAD is encoded by the coding sequence ATGACGGTGCGGCCGGTGTGGGTGGTGTGGGTGGCGCgggggtcggcggcggcgtggcagcGGGTGGCGTGCAACCCGGAGACGCTCCCGCCCGACCGCGTCCTCGCGCTGATCTGCTGcgcgccgctccacctcctcgcGCGCCTCGCCGCCTTCCTCTGCATCCCCTTCCTCCCCGGGCCAGCCCGCGGCCCCCTCCGGCCCCGCCGCGACCGCCGCGTCTTCCTCGTCCTCCAGCCTCCGGAGCTTGCGCCGCACCCCTTCACCTACTCGTCCaactcctcctcgtcctcgtctTCGGAGGATGAGGCTGACGACATCCACGAACACGCCGATTGA
- the LOC112874825 gene encoding cytochrome b-c1 complex subunit 7-like, with the protein MSSMMSALSNWLVNPRRNPLARLHMRAVSSRLRKYGLRYDDLYDPYFDLDIKEALGRLPREVVDARIQRLKRAMDLSMKHQYLPEDLQAAQTPFRGYLSDMLALVKKESAEREALGALPLYQRTIP; encoded by the exons ATGTCGTCGATGATGTCCGCGCTGTCGAACTGGCTGGTGAACCCGCGCCGCAACCCGCTCGCGCGCCTCCACATGCGCGCCGTCTCCTCGCGCCTCAGGAAATACG GGCTGAGGTACGACGACCTGTACGATCCGTACTTCGACCTGGACATCAAGGAGGCGCTCGGGAGGCTGCCTAGGGAGGTGGTAGACGCCCGCATCCAGCGCCTCAAGCGCGCCATGGACCTCTCCATGAAGCATCAGTACCTCCCCGAGGACCTCCAG GCTGCACAAACTCCATTCAGAGGCTATTTGAGTGACATGTTGGCTCTG GTGAAAAAGGAGAGTGCTGAGCGTGAAGCGCTGGGAGCCCTTCCGCTTTACCAGAGAACCATTCCTTAA